A genomic region of Thalassoglobus sp. JC818 contains the following coding sequences:
- a CDS encoding prepilin peptidase → MILHFDLPGWMIISFLFTIGAVIGSFLNVCVHRIPSEPRFLDQLRSLWNRPSHCPRCNTDIVWSDNIPIFGWIKLRGRCRSCQMRISPRYPLVEFANGCLFVLVYLFEVPAGLHPLLSESSIYSEIGPQIYPGLNGWSPEAFVWLRYAFHMVMIEALLVASLIDFDLRIIPDGSTLPAMFFALIASTALGIVHIVPVWFQDESLARTFSIVTPDWVHPLLAGSRVPEWITSHPHLHGLAVSLVGLIVGGGVVWAVRLLGFLFLREEAMGFGDVVLMAMVGAFLGWQPTVIAFFLAPLFALLAILGTAVFVRDRSIPYGPYLSLATLVTVLFWKQISPIGTRFFDLGILLFPLILLLTGLFALCLAMVFAVKKTMGWLPPEFEMGVWRAADQNCFFAGESVDRHTCRWKTNDWEGCASGRGQIHEERWRRGQAGSSGSMNRPSPW, encoded by the coding sequence GTGATCCTCCATTTCGATTTGCCAGGCTGGATGATTATTTCGTTTCTGTTCACCATCGGTGCAGTCATCGGGAGTTTTTTGAACGTCTGTGTTCACAGAATTCCTTCCGAGCCGCGATTCCTGGATCAGCTTCGGTCGTTGTGGAATCGGCCGTCTCACTGCCCTCGATGTAATACAGATATCGTCTGGTCCGACAACATTCCGATTTTCGGTTGGATCAAGCTGCGGGGACGGTGTCGCAGTTGCCAGATGCGGATTTCTCCACGCTATCCGCTTGTGGAGTTCGCGAACGGTTGTCTTTTCGTACTGGTTTACCTGTTTGAAGTTCCTGCAGGATTGCATCCGCTCCTCAGCGAGAGTTCGATCTATTCTGAGATTGGACCACAGATCTATCCCGGGCTGAATGGCTGGTCGCCAGAAGCATTTGTCTGGCTTCGATATGCATTTCACATGGTGATGATCGAAGCTCTGCTTGTCGCCTCGCTGATCGACTTCGACTTAAGAATTATTCCCGACGGGTCTACGCTTCCCGCCATGTTCTTTGCCCTCATCGCCAGTACGGCATTAGGGATTGTACACATCGTTCCTGTCTGGTTTCAGGATGAATCACTGGCTCGAACGTTCAGCATCGTCACTCCAGATTGGGTGCATCCACTTCTCGCCGGTTCCCGTGTTCCGGAATGGATTACGTCACACCCTCACCTGCACGGCTTAGCGGTCAGCTTGGTCGGACTGATCGTGGGTGGAGGCGTTGTGTGGGCGGTTCGATTGTTGGGATTTTTGTTTCTTCGCGAAGAAGCGATGGGTTTCGGTGACGTTGTGCTGATGGCGATGGTGGGAGCCTTTCTGGGATGGCAACCGACCGTCATCGCCTTTTTTCTCGCTCCACTGTTTGCGTTGCTTGCCATTCTTGGCACGGCGGTGTTTGTGCGAGATCGGTCGATCCCCTATGGGCCTTACTTGAGTCTGGCCACACTGGTCACCGTTCTCTTCTGGAAGCAGATTTCACCGATCGGCACGAGATTCTTCGATCTGGGGATCTTGCTCTTTCCGCTGATTCTGCTGCTCACAGGTTTGTTCGCGTTGTGTCTTGCGATGGTCTTCGCAGTCAAGAAAACAATGGGTTGGCTGCCGCCTGAGTTTGAAATGGGCGTTTGGAGAGCTGCCGATCAGAACTGCTTCTTCGCGGGAGAATCAGTCGACCGGCATACCTGCCGATGGAAGACCAATGACTGGGAAGGTTGCGCCTCGGGGCGCGGTCAGATTCATGAAGAACGTTGGCGCCGCGGACAGGCTGGTTCGTCCGGTTCTATGAATCGCCCGAGCCCGTGGTAA
- a CDS encoding FtsX-like permease family protein, translated as MWFRDFLIDSLRYYWRNHLAVLLGVAAATAVIAGALVVGDSVRDSLRQMSLDRLGKIDHAVTGFRFFREELANRLSDADQQVQQSAPAILMQGTLERTSDDDVTTRASHIELIGTDERLWSMLDTNGLASPENGEVVLSQRVADQLQVQVGDQISVLIEIPASIPRDSLLGDREETITELVVDVSAIADESNGVARFGLNPSQQIPANAFVNLSDLQSQIGLAEVRRSLRNPVAKPARVNALFVSTGDSPAIETIGPDVAKEITTALSEELTLEDLALRLVPNEEQGYLSLESDQMILDDQVAEAAEAAANSLNLRTSSVLVYLLNRIWNPDDPDKYSMYSVIAGVDPETSAPFGPFDFVGEHAALSDGSVYLNDWLATDLDLRTGQKVAVKFYEVGDRGELPEQEEIFDVAGVVALQGVADDMGFTPNVPGVTDADSYGDWRAPFPLKRNLITDRDHLYWDNKETERESDYRTTPKMFTSLKTAQKLWKSRYGELTSFRIAPGEGQSLAELSDEFEQRLLSELKPSDTGIVAQPIKAAGLMAAQGTTDFTGLFIGFSFFLIFSAMLLIGLLFRLGIEDRISELGLLNAIGMTTGRVRRIYLYEGLIVALLGGLIGMVLAVGYAAIMIHGLKTWWFGAVGTPFLNVYVHVGSLLIGLFIAIIVAALAIFRSLWQTRSQSTRQLLNAQTEPSTVHQQRNRKRTERTAVALLVLSSLILLLTLVGAIPDSEAFSGFSWRIVAFFLVGFGMLIGGLFAFSALLQNSNRILDSESSKWGTLQLGLRNAARNRSRSVLSASLIASATFVIVAVAAGRQDPANAEPKTDSGNGGFSLVAETNIPVLYDLNTVEGRSKLGIEVLDEELMATLDQASVMPFRVRHGENASCLNLYQTQLPTVLAIPEVVLNDFIERERFLFADTSGDQPWKLLEGKTASGAVPVFGDMNTLLYSLHKGIGQVVNVPSDEDPKHSLEIVGMFANSVFQGVLVMSEENFREVFPEEVGFEYFLIETPLEAAGTVSDAFESSLGDYGFDAERVEDRLADFLAVQNTYLSTFQTLGGLGLLLGTIGLATVMLRNVIERRSELALMRAIGFRSGQLASVVALENAILLVCGLVLGTISALLAMAPHLSSSVASVPWSQLLGMLCAVLVVGMVSVIWAVRAAVSTPILSTLRSE; from the coding sequence ATGTGGTTTCGAGATTTTCTGATCGATAGCCTTCGCTATTACTGGAGGAATCATCTTGCGGTCCTGCTGGGAGTGGCAGCAGCCACAGCTGTGATCGCCGGAGCACTTGTTGTCGGTGACTCCGTTCGTGACAGCCTCCGTCAGATGTCACTCGACCGTCTCGGGAAGATCGATCACGCGGTGACCGGGTTCAGATTCTTTCGAGAAGAACTCGCGAACAGATTGAGTGACGCTGATCAACAAGTCCAACAATCGGCGCCAGCCATCTTGATGCAGGGGACGCTCGAGCGGACATCCGATGATGATGTGACAACAAGAGCTTCTCACATCGAACTCATTGGAACCGATGAGCGGCTCTGGTCGATGCTCGACACAAACGGGCTTGCTTCTCCCGAGAATGGTGAAGTCGTTCTCAGTCAACGCGTGGCTGACCAACTACAGGTTCAGGTCGGTGATCAGATTTCGGTGCTCATCGAAATCCCGGCTTCAATTCCGAGGGATTCACTGCTTGGAGATCGGGAAGAGACCATTACAGAGCTGGTCGTCGACGTCTCCGCGATTGCAGATGAGAGCAATGGCGTCGCGCGTTTTGGACTCAATCCGAGTCAGCAGATTCCCGCCAATGCTTTCGTCAATCTCTCTGATTTGCAATCTCAAATTGGACTGGCGGAAGTGCGTCGATCTCTACGAAACCCTGTTGCAAAACCAGCCAGAGTCAATGCTTTGTTTGTTTCGACAGGGGACTCGCCCGCGATTGAAACAATCGGTCCAGATGTGGCGAAGGAGATCACGACAGCTCTCTCTGAAGAGTTGACGCTAGAAGATCTCGCACTGCGACTTGTTCCGAACGAAGAACAAGGTTACCTGTCGCTCGAGAGCGATCAGATGATTCTTGACGATCAAGTCGCTGAAGCCGCAGAAGCAGCCGCAAATTCGCTGAATCTGCGAACTTCTTCCGTTCTTGTTTACCTGCTGAATCGCATTTGGAACCCGGATGACCCGGACAAGTACTCGATGTATTCGGTCATTGCAGGCGTCGATCCGGAAACGAGCGCGCCGTTTGGGCCGTTCGATTTTGTCGGAGAGCATGCTGCACTCAGCGATGGCAGCGTTTATCTGAACGATTGGCTCGCCACGGACCTCGATCTTAGAACCGGTCAAAAAGTGGCCGTGAAGTTCTACGAGGTCGGCGATCGTGGTGAACTACCTGAACAGGAAGAAATCTTCGATGTCGCCGGTGTCGTGGCTCTGCAAGGAGTCGCTGATGATATGGGTTTCACTCCCAACGTTCCGGGTGTGACCGATGCAGATTCTTATGGAGATTGGAGAGCACCTTTTCCGCTGAAGCGAAATCTGATCACCGATCGTGACCATTTGTACTGGGACAACAAAGAGACGGAACGAGAAAGCGATTACCGCACAACGCCCAAGATGTTCACCTCTCTCAAGACTGCCCAGAAGCTTTGGAAGAGTCGTTACGGAGAACTGACGTCGTTCCGTATTGCTCCCGGAGAAGGGCAGTCGCTCGCCGAACTCAGCGACGAGTTCGAACAACGATTGCTCTCCGAATTGAAGCCATCTGACACGGGAATTGTCGCGCAACCGATCAAGGCAGCGGGATTGATGGCAGCTCAGGGAACAACCGATTTCACAGGATTGTTTATCGGGTTTTCATTCTTTCTCATCTTCTCAGCGATGCTGTTGATCGGACTTCTATTCCGCCTTGGGATCGAAGATCGCATTTCAGAATTGGGACTCTTGAATGCCATTGGAATGACGACCGGCCGCGTTCGCAGGATCTATCTCTACGAAGGACTGATCGTCGCTTTATTGGGGGGATTGATCGGGATGGTGCTGGCTGTTGGCTATGCGGCCATCATGATCCACGGTCTCAAGACCTGGTGGTTCGGAGCAGTAGGGACACCGTTTCTCAATGTGTACGTTCACGTCGGAAGTCTGCTGATCGGTCTGTTCATCGCGATCATTGTTGCCGCACTTGCGATCTTTCGATCGCTCTGGCAAACACGTTCGCAGTCGACCCGACAGCTGTTGAATGCACAGACTGAACCGAGCACGGTGCATCAGCAGCGGAATCGGAAACGCACAGAGCGGACAGCCGTTGCGCTCTTGGTCCTCTCTTCACTGATCTTGTTACTGACGCTGGTCGGTGCGATTCCTGATAGCGAAGCGTTTTCGGGATTTTCGTGGCGAATCGTAGCATTCTTTCTGGTCGGGTTCGGAATGCTCATTGGTGGTTTGTTCGCGTTTTCAGCACTCTTGCAGAACAGCAATCGGATTCTCGATTCTGAATCTTCGAAGTGGGGAACGTTACAGTTGGGGCTTCGCAATGCAGCGAGAAATCGGTCTCGCAGCGTACTCAGTGCAAGTCTGATTGCCTCAGCGACTTTCGTAATCGTTGCGGTTGCGGCGGGCAGACAAGATCCGGCGAATGCAGAACCGAAGACGGATTCAGGCAACGGGGGTTTTTCTTTGGTCGCCGAAACCAACATTCCGGTCCTTTATGATTTGAATACAGTCGAGGGACGTTCCAAGCTGGGTATTGAAGTTCTTGACGAAGAACTGATGGCGACGCTCGACCAAGCGAGCGTGATGCCGTTTCGTGTCCGGCATGGAGAGAATGCGAGTTGTCTCAATCTTTATCAAACTCAACTCCCAACTGTTCTGGCAATTCCAGAGGTCGTGCTGAACGACTTCATCGAGCGTGAACGGTTTCTCTTCGCGGATACTTCCGGAGATCAGCCCTGGAAACTGCTCGAAGGGAAGACTGCTTCAGGTGCGGTGCCGGTCTTCGGAGACATGAATACGTTGCTCTACAGCCTGCACAAAGGAATCGGTCAAGTTGTGAACGTTCCCAGCGACGAAGACCCAAAACACTCGCTCGAAATTGTGGGCATGTTTGCCAATAGCGTTTTTCAAGGTGTCCTTGTCATGTCGGAGGAGAACTTCCGGGAAGTCTTTCCCGAAGAGGTCGGGTTTGAATACTTCCTGATTGAGACTCCGCTTGAAGCTGCCGGCACGGTGAGCGATGCCTTTGAGTCGTCGCTCGGTGACTATGGGTTTGATGCAGAACGGGTCGAAGACAGACTGGCAGACTTTCTCGCGGTGCAAAACACTTATCTTTCGACGTTCCAGACACTCGGCGGGCTGGGGCTTCTGTTGGGAACAATTGGCCTCGCGACGGTCATGCTGCGAAACGTCATCGAGCGCCGCAGTGAACTAGCATTGATGCGCGCGATCGGCTTTCGCAGCGGCCAACTGGCTTCGGTTGTTGCGCTTGAGAATGCCATCCTTCTGGTCTGTGGACTGGTTTTGGGGACAATTTCAGCTCTCCTGGCGATGGCTCCTCACCTCTCCAGTTCCGTAGCCAGCGTTCCCTGGAGTCAATTGCTCGGAATGCTGTGCGCAGTCCTTGTTGTCGGAATGGTTTCCGTCATCTGGGCCGTTCGAGCAGCTGTGTCGACTCCAATTTTGTCGACATTGAGAAGCGAATAA
- a CDS encoding GNAT family N-acetyltransferase: protein MSTVSISIADFDNPRHAQAIVDCINAYATESHGGGAEVAPEIASAIVPGMKRLPGAFTLLAWDGDKPVGAAICFMGFSTFAAMPLVNIHDLSVMHAYRGQGIGSRLIKAVESHARELGCCKVTLEVRKENPLAEQLYLRLGFGDPDGFETRFLDKKLI, encoded by the coding sequence ATGTCTACCGTTTCAATCTCGATTGCCGACTTTGACAATCCACGTCATGCACAGGCGATCGTCGACTGCATCAACGCCTACGCAACAGAATCACACGGCGGAGGTGCAGAAGTCGCACCGGAGATTGCTTCCGCAATTGTTCCGGGAATGAAACGACTCCCCGGGGCATTCACCTTGCTCGCATGGGATGGGGACAAACCTGTCGGGGCTGCCATTTGCTTCATGGGATTCTCGACGTTCGCAGCCATGCCGCTCGTCAACATTCATGACTTATCTGTCATGCACGCATATCGCGGACAAGGCATCGGATCGAGATTGATCAAAGCTGTCGAAAGTCACGCGCGTGAACTCGGATGTTGCAAAGTCACACTCGAGGTCCGCAAAGAGAATCCGCTCGCTGAGCAGCTTTATTTGCGATTGGGATTCGGTGATCCCGACGGTTTTGAAACACGATTCCTCGACAAGAAGTTGATTTAG
- the aroL gene encoding shikimate kinase AroL, with amino-acid sequence MLRINGNTNMVVTLIGYRATGKSTVGRLLASRLGWEFVDTDEQIVNVAGKSIAEIFRDDGEQDFRELERRQLQQELSRERVVISSGGGAILSPQTRRLMQESGPVVWLTAKVETIVQRLNEDSASTGSRPSLTGRGLVEEVESVLQTRFPLYSEAASFQIETDAQTAEQIVDEIMSHLGVENGGAA; translated from the coding sequence GTGCTGAGAATTAACGGCAACACGAACATGGTGGTGACTCTCATCGGATATCGAGCGACCGGAAAGTCGACCGTCGGTCGGCTACTGGCGTCCCGTCTCGGATGGGAATTTGTTGACACCGACGAGCAAATCGTAAATGTCGCTGGGAAATCAATTGCTGAGATCTTTCGCGACGATGGCGAGCAAGACTTTCGTGAACTGGAACGCAGACAGCTTCAACAGGAACTTTCTCGCGAGCGAGTTGTGATATCGTCTGGGGGAGGAGCGATTCTCAGTCCGCAGACAAGGCGACTGATGCAAGAAAGCGGACCGGTGGTCTGGCTCACAGCGAAGGTCGAAACAATTGTCCAACGGTTGAATGAAGATTCCGCGTCGACTGGTTCCAGACCCTCGCTCACCGGAAGAGGGTTGGTCGAAGAAGTTGAATCCGTCCTGCAAACTCGTTTTCCGCTTTATTCAGAAGCTGCAAGTTTCCAAATCGAGACCGACGCACAAACTGCTGAACAGATTGTCGACGAGATCATGTCCCATCTGGGCGTTGAAAACGGAGGAGCAGCGTGA
- a CDS encoding GGDEF domain-containing protein — MHSRPKDACLVKIYPPVVTGSLIALDRDEILFGRDISCDYELSDDFASRRHAVIRWVDRNCMIVDQKSMNGTYVNDQRVGEQVLKSGDQIRIGHHIFKFLASDHVEAMYHEAVFEMMTVDALTKTYNRRYFEDAFLREINRSFRHGRQLGLLLLDIDYFKQINDTHGHLIGDELLAGVCKRVNSRVRNDEIFARVGGEEFALVIVECTLENLRRLGDELCELVGSKPFTSSKGDINVTISIGVAHALGSAPITMNGMLEQADKNLYEAKRLGRNRCCS; from the coding sequence GTGCATTCACGTCCCAAAGACGCGTGTCTGGTGAAGATTTATCCACCAGTCGTGACGGGGAGTTTGATTGCCCTCGATCGTGATGAGATCCTCTTCGGCCGCGACATCTCCTGTGACTATGAGCTCTCGGATGATTTCGCTTCGAGACGCCACGCTGTGATTCGATGGGTCGACCGCAATTGTATGATCGTCGATCAGAAGAGTATGAACGGCACATACGTCAACGATCAGCGTGTCGGCGAACAGGTCCTCAAGTCGGGTGATCAGATTCGCATTGGTCATCATATCTTCAAGTTTCTTGCCTCCGATCATGTTGAGGCAATGTATCACGAAGCCGTCTTCGAAATGATGACGGTCGATGCCCTGACGAAAACCTACAATCGTCGCTACTTCGAAGATGCTTTCCTTCGCGAAATCAATCGAAGCTTTCGACATGGTCGACAGCTCGGGCTGTTGCTGCTCGACATCGATTACTTCAAGCAAATCAATGACACTCACGGTCACCTGATCGGAGATGAATTGCTGGCAGGTGTCTGTAAGCGGGTCAACAGTCGTGTTCGAAACGACGAAATCTTTGCGAGAGTCGGCGGCGAAGAATTTGCTCTGGTCATCGTGGAATGTACGCTCGAGAATTTGCGTCGTCTGGGTGACGAACTCTGTGAACTCGTCGGCTCGAAGCCCTTTACGTCAAGTAAGGGTGACATCAATGTCACGATCAGTATCGGCGTTGCGCACGCTTTAGGATCGGCTCCCATCACGATGAATGGCATGCTCGAACAAGCTGACAAGAATCTGTACGAAGCGAAACGGCTCGGCCGAAATCGATGCTGTAGCTGA